In Sorghum bicolor cultivar BTx623 chromosome 10, Sorghum_bicolor_NCBIv3, whole genome shotgun sequence, one genomic interval encodes:
- the LOC8069352 gene encoding hydrophobic protein OSR8 produces the protein MSSGGCSTCLEVIFAVVLPPLGVFFRYGCCSSEFFISLLLTVLCYVPGIVYSLYVILRTPPEPPGIDGERPYDMLA, from the exons atgagctccggcGGCTGCTCGACGTGCCTCGAGGTCATCTTCGCCGTCGTCCTCCCGCCGCTCGGCGTCTTCTTCCGCTACGGCTGCTGTAGC tcAGAGTTCTTCATCTCCCTCCTTCTGACGGTGCTGTGCTACGTCCCCGGCATCGTGTACTCCCTCTACGTCATCCTCCGGACGCCGCCGGAGCCGCCGGGCATCGACGGGGAGCGGCCCTACGACATGCTCGCCTGA
- the LOC8058432 gene encoding DNA-directed RNA polymerase 3B, chloroplastic: MPLLLYPFSACVPPPRALLRRLSPPPPMAAVAPPPPSVRILTSVGTLTDLPALPPPPTDDFHWLDLFAFLNSPADTYHHQIPPQPPQDEGEEEREAGLELELELELERHAEMERQRERARRAQHRRLRQRQVKAETEAWARAAEEYREIEREMLDRRLAPALPYVKSLFVGWFEPLRDAIARDQDVQRRKRVKHVYAKYLLLLPADKVAVIVMHKMMGLLMSSKDGTGSVRVVQAAHCIGEAVEREFKVQSFFQKSRKKKDQGENDPALEKEQAKCRKRVKTLVKRRKMSEAQKLVQQELELEEWGTEAQVKLGSRLIELLLDSAFVQPPADQIPDSSPDIRPAFKHVLRQPIIENGRLKKKHWVIECDHLVHDGFESTARHVDIPYLPMLVPPKKWKGYNKGGHLFLPSYIMRTHGVKDQKDAINSVPRKQLRKVFEALDILGSTKWRVNRRVHDVVETIWSRGGGIAGLVDKANIPLPERPESEDPDEMQKWKWSLKKAKKTNRELHAERCDTELKLSVARKMREEDGFYYPHNLDFRGRAYPMHPHLSHLGSDLCRGVLEYAEGRPLGKSGLCWLKIHLANKYGGGVEKLSHEGKLAFVENQLLDIFDSAANPVDGNCWWTNAEDPFQCLAACMDLSDALNSPSPYRTVSHLPIHQDGSCNGLQHYAALGRDYMGAVAVNLVPGEKPADIYSEIAARVLNVVREDSMKDPATNPTASLARVLVDQVDRKLVKQTVMTSVYGVTYIGARQQITKRLQEKGLIADDKLLYDVSCYATRVTLDALGQMFQSARGIMAWLGDCAKMIASKNQPVKWTSPVGLPVVQPYKKYKNYMIRTSLQCLALRREGDAIAIQRQKAAFPPNFVHSLDSSHMMMTAIACKEAGLHFAGVHDSFWVHACDVDQMNQILRQQFVELYSMPILDNLLEEFQMAFPTLEFPPCPPQGNFDVREVLTSTYFFN; encoded by the exons ATGCCGCTCCTCCTCTACCCCTTCTCCGCGTgcgtgccgccgccgcgggcgctGCTCCGCCgcctgtcgccgccgccgcccatggCGGCCGTCGCTCCGCCGCCTCCCTCCGTCCGCATACTAACCTCGGTGGGAACGCTCACCGACCTACCGGCGCTCCCGCCCCCGCCCACGGACGACTTCCACTGGCTCGACCTATTCGCGTTCCTCAACTCCCCCGCCGACACCTACCACCACCAGATCCCTCCGCAGCCGCCGCAGGATGAGggcgaggaggagcgggaggcggggctggagctggagctggagctggagctggagAGGCACGCCGAGATGGAGAGGCAGCGGGAGCGGGCGCGGAGGGCGCAGCACCGGCGGCTGCGGCAGCGGCAGGTCAAGGCGGAGACGGAGGCCTGGGCGCGCGCCGCCGAGGAGTACCGCGAGATCGAGCGCGAGATGCTCGACCGCAGGCTCGCGCCCGCGCTGCCCTACGTCAAGTCGCTCTTCGTGGGTTGGTTCGAGCCGCTGCGGGACGCCATCGCCAGGGACCAGGACGTGCAGCGCCGGAAGCGGGTCAAGCACGTCTACGCCAAGTACCTGCTTCTGCTCCCCGCCGACAAGGTGGCCGTCATCGTCATGCACAAGATGATGGGCCTGCTCATGTCCAGCAAGGACGGCACTGGCAGTGTCCGCGTTGTCCAGGCCGCGCACTGCATCGGTGAGGCTGTTGAGCGCGAG TTCAAAGTCCAGTCATTCTTTCAGAAAagtaggaagaagaaagaccaaGGTGAAAATGATCCAGCATTGGAGAAGGAGCAAGCTAAATGCCGTAAACGTGTTAAGACTTTAGTTAAGAGGCGGAAGATGAGTGAAGCGCAGAAGCTAGTTCAACAGGAGTTGGAATTGGAGGAATGGGGCACAGAAGCCCAAGTGAAG TTGGGAAGTCGCCTGATCGAATTATTACTGGATTCAGCATTTGTGCAGCCACCAGCTGATCAAATACCAGATAGTTCTCCAGATATTCGACCTGCATTTAAGCATGTGCTACGACAGCCAATAATAGAAAATGG GAGGCTAAAGAAGAAACATTGGGTGATAGAGTGTGACCATCTTGTGCATGACGGGTTTGAAAGCACT GCTAGGCATGTTGATATACCTTACCTTCCTATGCTGGTACCTCCGAAGAAATGGAAAGG TTATAATAAAGGTGGTCACCTTTTTCTGCCCTCATACATTATGAGGACACATGGTGTGAAGGACCAAAAGGATGCGATTAATAGTGTTCCTAGAAAACAGCTGCGAAAAGTATTTGAG GCATTAGATATCCTTGGGAGTACTAAATGGAGGGTGAATAGAAGAGTTCATGATGTTGTTGAGACTATCTGGAGTCGAGGTGGAGGCATTGCAGGGCTGGTGGACAAGGCAAAC ATTCCTCTGCCTGAACGACCAGAATCAGAGGACCCAGATGAAATGCAGAAATGGAAGTGGAGTTTAAAGAAGGCAAAGAAAACCAACCGTGAACTGCATGCTGAGAGATGTGACACTGAGCTCAAACTCTCG GTTGCTCGTAAAATGAGAGAGGAGGATGGATTTTATTACCCTCACAATTTAGATTTTCGTGGTCGTGCATACCCTATGCATCCTCATTTGAGTCACCTAGGTTCAGATCTTTGTCGGGGTGTTCTAGAGTATGCTGAAGGGCGGCCACTAGGAAAGTCCGGGTTGTGCTGGTTGAAGATACACTTGGCTAACAAATATGGTGGAGGTGTTGAAAAGCTTTCTCATGAGGGCAAGCTAGCTTTTGTGGAGAACCAACTGCTCGATATATTTGATTCAGCAGCAAATCCTGTTGATGGGAACTGCTGGTGGACGAATGCTGAGGATCCTTTTCAGTGTTTAGCTGCATGCATGGACCTTTCTGATGCCTTAAATAGTCCATCACCTTACCGTACTGTCTCTCACCTGCCTATTCATCAG GATGGTTCATGCAATGGTTTACAACACTATGCTGCTCTTGGAAGAGACTAT ATGGGCGCTGTTGCTGTCAACCTTGTTCCCGGAGAGAAACCTGCAGATATCTACTCAGAAATAGCTGCTAG GGTACTGAATGTTGTACGTGAAGACTCGATGAAGGATCCTGCTACTAACCCAACTGCTTCATTAGCAAGAGTTCTAGTTGATCAG GTGGATAGGAAGCTTGTCAAGCAGACAGTCATGACATCAGTCTATGGTGTTACATACATTGGTGCTCGTCAGCAGATTACAAAGAGACTGCAAGAGAAAGGACTGATCGCAGATGATAAATTGCTGTATGATGTATCCTGTTACGCTACTCGG GTAACTTTGGATGCACTGGGACAAATGTTCCAATCTGCCCGTGGTATAATGGCCTGGCTTGGTGATTGTGCGAAG ATGATTGCTTCAAAAAATCAACCAGTCAAGTGGACAAGTCCTGTTGGTCTCCCAGTTGTTCAGCCCTACAAGAAATATAAGAATTATATG ATACGAACTTCTTTGCAATGCCTGGCTTTACGGCGGGAGGGTGATGCA ATTGCAATCCAAAGGCAAAAGGCAGCTTTTCCACCGAATTTTGTGCACTCACTGGATAGTTCACATATGATGATGACAGCGATTGCTTGCAAGGAGGCTGGCCTTCATTTTGCAG GAGTTCACGACTCATTTTGGGTGCATGCATGTGATGTTGATCAAATGAATCAGATATTGAGACAACAATTTGTGGAGCTTTACAGCATGCCTATTCTTGATAAT CTGCTGGAGGAGTTCCAAATGGCATTCCCAACACTAGAATTTCCACCCTGCCCACCGCAAGGTAACTTTGATGTGAGGGAAGTTCTGACTTCGACATACTTCTTCAACTAA
- the LOC8058433 gene encoding uncharacterized protein LOC8058433, with amino-acid sequence MATPASRNAVSYTLLGPPAESLRAASARAAAAAEKAAAAMPTTGDAFLDLMDAEFNKPAPKPTPAPKKARTENSSPTFVSSGDPCLDFFFHVVPGTPAASVASLLADAWAAEPSTALRLACNLRGVRGTGKSDREGFYAAALWMHGCHPTTLALNAGPVAEFGYLKDLPEILHRIIHGGVSTRTPGKKARLAALGGFVVRSRDGSHRRFVHNRPESRPRRKGNAPRGAETREARVAAANERDRKLSADAAVERRKRRAEAAARAVDRYARDPKYRLLHDCTADLFAKLLAEDLQKLADGKLSDISLAAKWCPSLDSCYDRSTLLCEAIARRLFPKGSAPDLPDDLEDAYYAYRVRERLHKALVPLRRALKLPEIFISAKAWGDVVYKRVASVAMKNYKDLFVKRDKERFESYLADVKSGKAKIAAGALLPHEILASIDSDGVADLQWERMVTDLRALGRLSNCIAVCDVSGSMDGLPMDVCVSLGLLVSELSGEPWHHRVITFSSRPQLHQIPDGTLMEKTNFIRRMEWNMNTDLQAVFDKLLHIAVAGKLTPEQMVKRVFVLSDMEFDLASSRPWETDYEAITRKFTEAGYGAVVPEVVFWNLRDSDSVPVTALQKGVALVSGFSKNMVKVFLDGDGIVTPRGIMDKAISGPEYQKLVVFD; translated from the coding sequence ATGGCGACTCCGGCGAGCCGGAACGCCGTGTCCTACACCCTCCTCGGCCCACCAGCAGAGAGCCTCCGCgcggcgtccgcgcgcgcggcggcggcggccgagaAGGCGGCCGCGGCCATGCCCACCACCGGCGACGCGTTCCTGGACCTGATGGACGCCGAGTTCAACAAGCCGGCTCCGAAGCCGACGCCCGCGCCGAAGAAGGCGCGCACGGAGAACTCGTCGCCGACGTTCGTCTCCTCGGGGGACCCCTGCCTCGACTTCTTCTTCCACGTCGTCCCGGGCACCCCGGCCGCGTCCGTCGCCTCCCTCCTCGCCGACGCGTGGGCGGCCGAGCCCAGCACCGCGCTCCGCCTCGCGTGCAACCTCCGCGGCGTGCGCGGCACCGGCAAGTCGGACCGCGAGGGGTTCTACGCCGCCGCGCTCTGGATGCACGGCTGCCACCCCACGACGCTCGCCCTCAACGCCGGCCCCGTCGCGGAGTTCGGCTACCTCAAGGACCTCCCCGAGATCCTGCACCGCATCATCCACGGCGGTGTCTCCACGAGGACCCCCGGGAAGAAGGCCCGTCTCGCCGCCTTGGGAGGCTTCGTCGTCCGTTCCCGCGACGGCAGCCATCGTCGTTTCGTCCACAACCGCCCAGAGAGCAGGCCTCGGCGCAAGGGGAACGCGCCACGCGGCGCCGAGACGAGGGAGGCGCGCGTCGCTGCCGCCAACGAGCGCGACCGCAAGCTTTCAGCCGACGCGGCCGTCGAGCGCAGGAAGAGGCGCGCGGAGGCCGCGGCAAGAGCCGTCGACCGGTACGCCCGTGACCCCAAGTACCGCCTCCTGCACGACTGCACGGCGGATCTGTTCGCCAAGCTCCTCGCCGAGGACCTGCAGAAGCTCGCCGACGGCAAGCTCAGCGACATCTCGCTTGCCGCCAAGTGGTGCCCGTCGCTCGACAGCTGCTACGACCGCTCCACGCTCCTCTGCGAGGCCATCGCGCGCCGCCTCTTCCCCAAGGGCTCGGCGCCTGACCTCCCCGACGACTTGGAGGACGCGTACTACGCCTACCGAGTGCGCGAACGCCTCCACAAGGCGCTCGTGCCGCTTCGCCGTGCACTCAAGCTCCCCGAGATCTTCATCTCGGCGAAGGCGTGGGGTGACGTGGTCTACAAGCGCGTGGCGTCCGTGGCCATGAAGAACTACAAGGACCTCTTCGTCAAGCGCGACAAGGAGCGGTTCGAGAGCTACCTCGCCGACGTCAAGTCCGGCAAGGCGaagatcgcggcgggcgccctgctACCCCACGAGATCCTGGCGTCCATCGACAGCGACGGCGTCGCCGACCTGCAGTGGGAGCGCATGGTCACCGACCTGCGGGCGCTGGGCAGGCTCAGCAATTGCATCGCCGTGTGCGACGTGTCGGGCAGCATGGACGGCCTCCCCATGGACGTCTGCGTCTCGCTGGGCCTCCTCGTCTCCGAGCTCAGCGGCGAGCCGTGGCACCACCGCGTCATCACCTTCAGCTCGCGGCCTCAGCTGCACCAGATCCCTGACGGGACCCTGATGGAGAAGACCAACTTCATCCGTCGCATGGAGTGGAACATGAACACAGACCTGCAGGCCGTGTTCGACAAGCTCCTCCACATTGCGGTCGCCGGCAAGCTTACCCCGGAGCAGATGGTGAAGAGGGTGTTCGTGTTGAGCGACATGGAGTTCGACCTCGCGTCGTCGAGGCCGTGGGAGACCGACTACGAGGCGATCACGAGGAAGTTCACGGAGGCCGGGTACGGTGCGGTGGTGCCGGAGGTTGTCTTCTGGAACCTGAGGGACTCGGACTCTGTGCCTGTGACAGCATTGCAGAAGGGGGTGGCGCTGGTGAGCGGCTTCTCCAAGAACATGGTGAAGGTGTTCCTTGATGGCGACGGAATCGTGACGCCGAGGGGCATCATGGACAAGGCCATCTCTGGGCCGGAGTACCAGAAGCTCGTCGTCTTCGATTGA